One region of Emys orbicularis isolate rEmyOrb1 chromosome 6, rEmyOrb1.hap1, whole genome shotgun sequence genomic DNA includes:
- the ATG12 gene encoding ubiquitin-like protein ATG12 encodes MAEVEKQLPLSPQDGGRSECGEEPPDGGAAVGIAEPAPPSAGSPVTEEPAEDTKKKIDVLLKAVGDTPIMKTKKWTVERTRTIQGLVDFIKKFLKLVASEQLFIYVNQSFAPSPDQEVGTLYECFGSDGKLVLHYCKSQAWG; translated from the exons ATGGCGGAAGTGGAGAAGCAGCTACCTCTCTCTCCTCAGGATGGTGGCCGAAGCGAGTGTGGAGAAGAGCCCCCGGATGGGGGAGCTGCGGTGGGGATTGCCGAGCCGGCTCCCCCTTCAGCCGGCTCCCCGGTGACCGAGGAACCTGCCGAGGACACCAAGAAGAAAA TTGACGTCCTGCTGAAGGCTGTGGGGGACACGCCGATCATGAAGACCAAGAAGTGGACCGTGGAGAGGACCCGCACCATCCAGGGGCTCGTTGACTTCATCAAAAAGTTCCTCAAGCTGGTGGCCTCGGAGCAGCTG TTTATATATGTGAATCAGTCCTTTGCTCCTTCTCCAGACCAGGAAGTCGGGACACTCTATGAG TGTTTTGGAAGTGATGGCAAACTTGTACTGCATTACTGCAAATCTCAAGCATGGGGATGA